From a region of the Mycolicibacterium sp. MU0050 genome:
- a CDS encoding DUF3618 domain-containing protein, with translation MADRDPEEIMKEIDQARDQLAATVDSLAARANPQRIAEDAKARALAFVQKPAVAISLAGLGVLTAALFIHRLRNR, from the coding sequence GTGGCGGATCGGGATCCCGAAGAGATCATGAAGGAGATCGATCAGGCTCGCGATCAGTTGGCCGCGACGGTGGACTCGCTGGCCGCGCGCGCGAACCCGCAGCGCATCGCCGAGGACGCCAAGGCTCGTGCGCTGGCCTTTGTGCAGAAACCTGCCGTCGCGATCTCGTTGGCCGGACTCGGCGTGCTGACCGCGGCTTTGTTCATCCACCGGCTCCGCAACCGCTGA
- the bcp gene encoding thioredoxin-dependent thiol peroxidase produces MTATARLAPGDQAPAFTLPDADGKAVKLADYRGRKVIVYFYPAAATPGCTKQACDFRDSLAELNEAGLDVIGISPDKPEKLAKFRDAEGLTFPLLSDPDKEVLTAWGAFGEKKMYGKTVQGVIRSTFVVDEKGNIEVAQYNVKATGHVAKLRRDISV; encoded by the coding sequence TTGACCGCAACGGCACGTCTCGCACCAGGTGACCAGGCTCCGGCCTTCACGCTCCCCGACGCCGACGGCAAGGCGGTGAAACTCGCCGACTACCGCGGACGCAAGGTGATCGTGTACTTCTACCCCGCCGCCGCCACCCCGGGCTGCACCAAGCAGGCCTGCGATTTCCGGGACAGCCTGGCCGAGCTCAACGAGGCCGGGCTCGATGTCATCGGCATCTCGCCGGACAAGCCCGAGAAGCTCGCCAAGTTCCGCGACGCCGAGGGGCTGACCTTCCCGCTGCTGTCCGACCCGGACAAGGAGGTGCTGACCGCCTGGGGCGCCTTCGGCGAGAAGAAGATGTACGGCAAGACCGTCCAGGGCGTCATCCGGTCCACCTTCGTCGTCGACGAGAAGGGCAACATCGAGGTGGCCCAGTACAACGTGAAGGCCACCGGGCACGTCGCCAAGCTGCGCCGCGACATCTCCGTCTAG
- a CDS encoding IS481 family transposase, translated as MSHRNARTTFHGRLLMVRRYQAGWPKTHIATAMGVSRKCVHTWISRFESEGEAGLIDRSSRPHTTPTRTPRSVENQIVAWRRRHRCGPDEIAAKLGVCARTVSRVLNRRQMPYLRDCDPMTGQVIRASKATAVRYERARPGELVHMDVKKLGRIPDGGGWRAHGRGHAPNRDRKSGNGFDYVHSLVDDHSRLAYSEILPDEKGATCAGFLQRAALHFRAHGITTIEAVMTDNAWAYRYSLRDVCAELGARQVFIKPHCPWQNGKVERLNRTLQTEWAYKRVFASNAHRAAALAPWLKYYNTERRHSALGGLPPISRLTPTS; from the coding sequence GTGTCCCACCGTAATGCCCGTACGACGTTTCACGGCCGGCTGCTGATGGTGCGCCGGTATCAGGCCGGCTGGCCTAAGACCCATATCGCCACGGCGATGGGCGTCTCGCGCAAGTGTGTCCACACCTGGATCAGCCGGTTCGAGTCCGAGGGCGAAGCCGGCCTCATCGACCGGTCCTCGCGGCCGCACACCACACCGACCCGTACTCCGCGCAGCGTGGAGAACCAGATCGTGGCCTGGCGGCGGCGCCACCGCTGCGGCCCCGACGAAATCGCGGCCAAGCTGGGGGTATGCGCGCGAACGGTGTCGCGCGTGTTGAACAGGCGTCAGATGCCGTACTTGCGCGACTGCGACCCGATGACCGGTCAGGTAATCCGCGCCTCGAAGGCCACGGCCGTTCGCTACGAGCGAGCCCGCCCCGGCGAACTGGTGCACATGGACGTCAAGAAACTGGGCCGCATCCCCGACGGCGGCGGCTGGCGGGCTCACGGTCGAGGACACGCCCCGAACCGAGACCGCAAGAGCGGTAACGGCTTCGATTACGTGCACTCCCTGGTCGATGACCATTCCCGCCTGGCCTATTCCGAGATCCTGCCCGACGAGAAAGGGGCCACCTGCGCAGGGTTCTTGCAGCGAGCGGCACTGCACTTCCGCGCCCACGGAATCACCACCATCGAGGCGGTCATGACTGATAACGCCTGGGCCTACCGCTACAGCCTGCGCGATGTCTGCGCAGAGCTGGGTGCGCGCCAGGTGTTCATCAAACCGCACTGCCCCTGGCAGAACGGCAAGGTAGAGCGTCTCAACCGCACCCTGCAGACCGAGTGGGCCTACAAGCGCGTCTTCGCGTCCAACGCTCACCGCGCCGCAGCCCTTGCCCCCTGGCTCAAGTACTACAACACTGAACGCCGTCACAGTGCACTCGGCGGCCTCCCACCGATCAGCCGACTGACACCAACCTCATGA